The sequence CCACCTAGACGGGGCCACCATGGCCTGTACTGGACAGTGGGCGGGCTGCCAACCCGTGGCTTGGTGGACAGGGACCCTCCAAGTGTCAACCTGAGAGCACACAGAGCAGCAGGAGAGCCCACTGAGGGCTGAGCACAGAGCCATGGAGAACTAACCGAAGCCAGCCCCAGTCCCGGGCCCTCCCGGAGGCCTCTGTCCTTTGCCTCCCCAAGACACCTTCAAGACAGATGCCACCTTTTAGTCAGACACAATGtcatgctgaggcaggagaatagagtTGAGAGACAGGGAACGTaaggacttcctagaactaaatcaaatggaggccaggcacggtggctcatgcctgtaatcccagcactttgggaggccaaggtgggcgaatcacttgaggtcaggagttggagaccatcctggccaacatggtgaaaccccatctgtactaaaaatacaaaaattagccgggcgtggtggcgggtgcctgtaatcccagctactcgggaggctgaggcaggagaatcacttgaatccgagaggcagaggttgcagtgagccgagatcacaccactgcactagcctgggcgacagagcgagattccatctcaaaataaataaaaataaatcaaatggaaacacttcagctatgacagaaaatatcctctccatttacatagggcGTATGCCAAATggctttgtaactttacttcatcctgcTCATTTACAGagggtgtacaccaagtaaccaatggaatcCTCTAGAGCATATTTAAACCTCCACAGATTCTGTAACAGGGCTCTTGAGGCCCTATGCTCTGGCCCACTCCCATACTGTAGCacttactttcattttcaattaatctctgcttttgttgcttaatTCATTCCtcactttgtcctttttttttttttttttttgagagggagtctctgtcaccaggctggagtgcagtggcgtgatcttggctcactgcaacctccgcctcccaggttcaagcaactctctctcagcctcctgagtagctgggactacagacgcctgacaccacgcccagctaatttttgtgtatttttagtaaagacagggtttcaccatgttgtccaggctgatctcgaactcctgacctcaggtgatccacctgcctcggccttccaaagtgctggtgagaggtgacagcgtgctggcagtcctcacagccctcgctggctctcggcacctcctctgcctgggctcccactttggcggcactggaggagcccttcagcccactgctgcactgtgggaacccctttctgggctggccaaggtgggagctggctccctcagcttgcagggaggtgtggcgggagaggcgcgagcgggaaccggggctgcccGTGGCGCTTGCcagccagctggagttccgggtgggtgtgggcttggctggccctgcactcggagcagccggcgggccctgccggccctgggcaatgagggacttagcacccgggccagcagctgcggagggtgtactgggtcccccagcagtgccagcccaccggtgctgcactcgatttctcgccaggccttagctgccttcccacggggcaggcctcagacctgcagcccgccatgcttgagcctcccaccccctgcaTGGGTTCCTGTGCGGCCTGAACCTCCcagacgagcgccaccccctgctccacggcgcccagtcccatcgaccacccaagggctgaggagtgcgagcacaaCTGGCagacagctccacctgcagccccggtgcaggatctactgagtgaagccagctgggctcctgagtctggtggagatgtggagaacctttacatctaactcagggattgtaaatacaccaatcagcaccctgtgtctagctcaggttctgtgaatgcaccaatcgacactctgtatctagctgctctggtggggccttggagaaccttcatgtctagctcaaggattgtaaatgcaccaatcagcgccctgtcaaaacagaccactcggttCTACCagtcagcaggacgtgggtggggccagataagagaataaaagcaggctgccccagccagcagtggcaacctgctcaggtccccttccacgctgtggaagctttgttctttcgctttttgcaataaatcttgctactgctcactctttgggtccaccctgcttttaagagctgtaacactcaccgcgaaggtctgcagcttcactcctgaagccagcgagaccacgagcccaccgggaggaacgaacaactccagacgtgccgccttaagagctgtaacactcactgcgaaggtctgcagcttcactcctgagccagcaagaccacgaacccaccagaaggaagaaactccgaacacatccgaacatcagaaggaacaaactccggacacgccgcctttagaactgtaacactcattgcgagggtctgcggcttcattcttgaagtcagtgagaccaagaacccaccaattccagacacactgggattacaggcatgagccaccatgcccaggcttgtCCAATTCTTGGTTCAagacgccaagaacctggacaccctccaccagtaATGATGTGCTTTATGTGACTTGTCCCCTGCAATCCCCATGACAACCCATAAGGCAAGTACATAATCATCCtcattctgcagatgaggaaactcaggctcTAGCTCAGGAACACATTCCAGTTAGAGGCAAAGCTGGAACCTGAAGCCCCAGGCCCAGCGCCTGAGCCCCTGTCACAATCCCCTGCTCAGGTTCACTTTGTGGCTCCTGCCCCTACAGTCACAAGGGTCCCAGGACATTATTTTCGGATTCCTCCAAGTTGATGAGTGTGGTAGGCAACCACTCACTTTCACCACTAGGGAATATCCCCACGGGGGCAGCTCTACCGCAGTCCATTCATCCAGCATCCCGTCAGCGGACATCTGAATGATTTTTCAAGggttgtatttgttttgttttttgagatggaatctcgctctgcctccaggctgaagtgcaatggcgcgatctcggctcactgcaatctccacctcccgggttcaagtgattctcctgtctcagcctcctgagtagctgggattacaggtgccggccaccatgtcctgctaagttttgcatttttagtagagatgggatttctccatgttggccaggatgtgttttttatttgtttgtttgtttgagtcggagtctcgctgtcacccaggctggagtgcagtggcgatctcggctcactgcaagctccgcctcctgggttcacgccattctcctgcctcagcctcctgagtagctgggactataggtgcccgccaccacgcccagctaattttttgtatttttagtagagacagggtttcactgtgttagccaggatgatcttgatctcctgacctcgtgatctgcctgcctcggcctcccaaagtcctgggattacaggcatgagccaccgcgcccggcctgtttttagtttttaactgATGTTTGGGTTTAggaatgtgtatatacatagtaagagatgttttaaatttaagagaaaaaaagtcacaaacCCCAAAGTAATTGTTTTCTGAGAGGAGAGGGCAGAGTAAGTAAGACCCAGGGAGAAGCTGGCTCGTAGGTGGGTGTTCTGTAATATCTGTGCATTAGTGGATCCTGTGGATGTGTCACTAAAGCTCCTTTGTCCTCATCACATTATTATAtaagaaaataggctgggcatagtggctcacgcctgtaatcccagcactttgggaggccaaggcagacggatcacctgaggtcagaagttgagaccagtctggccaacatgctgaaactctgtctctactaaaaatacaaaaattaactgagcgtggtggcacgcgcctataatcccagctactcgggaggctgaggcaggagaatcgcttgaacccaggaggcagaggttgcagtgagccgagatcacaccattgcactccagcctgggcaacaagagcgaaactccatctcaaaagaaaagaaaagaaaatacatcttcAGAGAGTATGTAAACTGAGGCCAgagcctctatttcctcatctgtaggatAGGGATGATTATGTACTTGCCTTTTGGGTTGCCATGGAGATTGCAGAGAACAATTCATGTAAATTGAAGTCACATGTCCTCTGATACACCCAAGCCTCACTGTGAGAGGGATCAGCCCCACCTATGCAGCACGCAGTCCCCCGGCCTTGCTTCaggggctgggggccaggctCTGGACCAGCCTGCCAGAGACcaagccccagctctgccactgactggCTAGGGCTCCACAGGTAGAGTTCTTAAGCTGCCTGTTTCTCAGTTGCCCTAATTGTAAAATAGGGCTGGCAACAGGACCTGGCCCTTGCCCTTGTGAAAATGAAGCCAGCTGATACCCAAGGCCTGCCACAGAATCAGCCCCCATCCCTGCATCAGCCAAGAAGGAAAAAGTTTCCACAGCCAACTGCAAGTGAGTGATGGCCCCGCGGGGGTTCCTTGGGCTAGTCTATGTCTGGCTGTTAGAAATGttgcataataataaaaagcttaATGTCCTCGCCTGCAGGGAGGGGCTATAAAAAAAAAGCGGCAGCATGTACCCCGCCCCTAAAGGCCCACCTCGCTGCCTCTCCTTGCCTCCCCCAAGCCCAGCCCCCACAGCACTCTTGTCCGACTAGGAGGGCTTGAGAGGCCTGGCAGTGCCCAGGGCAGGTCGGGAGGAGTTGGAGCCTGGGTAGGTGCAGCAAGGTGGTCTGCAGGGGAACAGAGTCAAGTGCAGGCTGAACCAGACCCTCAGGGCCTGGACActggagggcagggcaggacagAGGAGGTGGGAGGCCTGGCTGCCCTGGCAGGTTGGCGAGCAGGTGCTGGCTTCGTAGACTTCGCCAGCATAGAACACAAGGCTGCCTCTGCAGGAGACCTGGATCCATGGAAGGGATGTGGTGGAGCCCCCTGCAAGCCCCCCTGTCTAAGCCCCAGCTCCCTCTCTGCCCCACAGCCAGTGCCTTGTCTACAGGATATTCCATTTGGAGCCCCAGGCCCATGTGGCCCTTCTGCCAGAGCCAGGGAGCCCACTGCAGCCCTGAGGGCACTCACATGGACATGTTCTGGAAGCCCGTGCCATTTTCCCAGCTGTCGAAGACGGGGATCGTGCAGGGTCCATATACTGAGCTCTTGACAGAGAGGGAAAGCAGCACCAGGAGGGCTGGGGCCCCTGAGGAGTGGGAAAAAGGCTCAGGAGATGTGGGAGAGGGCTGGCCCTCGGTCCCTGGGGCTGCTGACACAGAATTCCACTGGTCAAGGGACAACTGGGAGGAGACCGTTCTGAGCCCCCAGCTTCAGAGCAATAAGCCTGGTGGTTTGGAGGAAGCTCTCCTCCAAGATGACGTTAGTGACAGCTCTACAATGGAACAGTGGTGGAGGGAGGAGTGGTCACACTGggaaggtggtggtggggagcAAATGGGAAGGAGGACTGGGGAACTGCTGAGGAAATAGAGATAAGCAAGAAGGGACGGTGAGGAAGGTACCACTGATGGTGCTGCTGGAGATAGAGAAGGTGGAggaagtgatgatggtggtgatggaggtggagaaggtggtggaggaggtggtgacGGTGGTGAAGGAGGTAGAGAAAATGATGGTGGTAATGGAGGTAGAGGAGGTGATGATGGTGCTGATGGAGGTGGAGGAGAtggaggtgatgatggtgatagtggaggtggaggaggtgatgatggtgatgatagaaGTGGAGaagatggaggaggtgatggtgatgatggaggtggaggaggtgatgatgatggtgatagaggtggaggagatggaggaggtgatgatgatggtgatagaggtggaggagatggaggaggtgatgatgatggtgatagaggtggaggagatggaggaggtgatgatgatggtgatgatggaggtggaggaggtgatgatggtgatgatagaggtggaggagatggaggaggtgatgatgatggtgatgatggaggtggaggaggtgatgatggtgatgatagaggtggaggagatggaggaggtgatgatgatgatgatagaggtggaggaggtgatgatggtgatgatagaggtggaggagatggaggaggtgatgatgatggtgatgatggaggtggaggaggtgatgatggtgatgatagaggtggaggagatggaggaggtgatgatgatggtgatagaggtggaggaggtgatgatggtgatgatagaggtggaggagatggaggaggtgatgatgatggtgatgatggaggtggaggaggtgatgatggtgatgatagaggtggaggagatggaggaggtgatggtgatgatggaggtggaggaggtgacgATAGAGGTgatagaggtggaggaggtggtgatagaagtgatggaggtggaggtggtggtgatggaggtggaggaggtgatgttaatgatggaggtggaggaggtgatgatggtggtgatggaggtgaaagaggtgatggtgatgatggaggtggaggaggtgatgatggaggtgatggaggtggaggaggtggtgatggaggtggaggaggtggtgatggaggtggaggaggtggtgatggaggtggaggaggtggtgatggaggtggaggagatgatggtggtggtgaaggaggtggaggaggtcatgatgatggtgatgaaggtggaggaggtggtgatggaggtggaggaggtgatcATGGTGGTGAAGGAGGTGGTGATGTaggtggaggaggtgatgatggtggtgatggaggtggaggaggtgatgatggtggtgatgaaggtggaggaggtgatgatggtggtaatggaggtggaggaggtgatgatggtggtgatgaaggtggaggaggtgatggcGATAACGGAGGTGGAggagatgatgatggtggtgatggaggtggaggaggcgATGGTGATAACGAaggtggaggaggtgatgatggtgatgatagaggtggaggagatggaggaggtgatgatgatggtgatgatggaggtggaggaggtgatgatggtgatgatagaggtggaggagatggaggaggtgatgatgatggtgatagaggtggaggaggtgatgatggtgatgatagaggtggaggagatggaggaggtgatgatgatgatggaggtggaggaggtgatgatggtgatgatagaggtggaggagatggaggaggtgatgatgatggtgatgatggaggtggaggaggtgatgatggtgatgatagaggtggaggagatggaggaggtgatgatgatggtgatgatggaggtggaggaggtgatgatggtgatgatagaggtggaggagatggaggaggtgatgatgatggtgatagaggtggaggaggtgatgatggtgatgatagaggtggaggagatggaggaggtgatgatgatgatggaggtggaggaggtgatgatggtgatgatagaggtggaggagatggaggaggtgatgatgatggtgatgatggaggtggaggaggtgatgatggtgatgatagaggtggaggagatggaggaggtgatgatgatggtgatagaggtggaggaggtgatgatggtgatgatagaggtggaggagatggaggaggtgatgatgatggtgatgatggaggtggaggaggtgatgatggtgatgatagaggtggaggagatggaggaggtgatgatgatggtgatagaggtggaggaggtgatgatggtgatgatagaggtggaggagatggaggaggtgatgatgatggtgatgatggaggtggaggaggtgatgatggtgatgatagaggtggaggagatggaggaggtgatgatgatggtgatagaggtggaggaggtgatgatggtgatgatagaggtggaggagatggaggaggtgatgatgatggtgatagaggtggaggaggtgatgatggtgatgatagaggtggaggagatggaggaggtgatgatggtgatgatggaggtggaggaggtgatgatggtgatgatagaggtggaggagatggaggaggtgatgatgatggtgatgatggaggtggaggaggtgatgatggtgatgatagaggtggaggagatggaggaggtgatggtgatgatggaggtggaggaggtgatgatAGAGGTgatagaggtggaggaggtggtgatagaagtgatggaggtggaggtggtggtgatggaggtggaggaggtgatgttaatgatggaggtggaggaggtgatgatggtggtgatggaggtgaaagaggtgatggtgatgatggaggtggaggaggtgatgatggaggtgatggaggtggaggaggtggtgatggaggtggaggaggtggtgatggaggtggaggaggtgatcATGGTGGTGAAGGAGGTGGTGATGTaggtggaggaggtgatgatggtggtgatggaggtggaggaggtgatgatggtggtgatgaaggtggaggaggtgatggcGATAACGGAGGTGGAggagatgatgatggtggtgatggaggtggaggaggcgATGGTGATAACGAAGGTGGAGGAGGTGATAATAGTGGtgaaggaggtggaggaggtgacaGTAGTGATGATGGAGGTGGAAGAGGTGATAAAATTAGTAATGTAGAAAGTAGAGATGGGTGTAGACAGAGTTCACAGCTGGTGGTCATGTAATGGCCACTATGATgaggagaaggggaaagaaaggacTAAAGGGGGTCAGTACCCTGCCCGCCTGGAGgtctgaggaggaggagaggagagatgaTGTGCTTACCCCAGCCTAGCACACCAAGCTTGAGCACATATCTGCGGATGTAGATGTTGTAGACACGCCCGAGGAGGAGGTAGAGGTTGAAGCCCTCGATGGCCATCCAGGTGAGGCAGCTGAGCAGCGCGTAGTGCAGAGCAGCGGCCAGAGCCGTGCATGCTGACCCGGGCACAGGAGACATTGCGAATGCGGGGCTCAGCAGGAAGGCGACGTTCAGGAGCAGCACGGAGGCATGCAGGTTCATGTGGATGCGTGTTAAGGAGTCACTCTGCTTCCTGCAGGTGAGAGAATGGCCCTCCATGGCCCAGGGACATCGCCCAGGCAGCACTACCCACTGGGCGCATAGGTGCATGCGGACGGGGAAACTGAGGCGAAGAAGGGGCAGGGATCCCACAGCAGTCACACCACAAGGCTGGTCTCCCGCCTCCTGGCCCCCACCCTCTGGAGAAGCACACCCAGTTCTAGTGGACTAAATGGGACACAAGGAAGGGTGATGTGCCACAGTGGGGGGGCAGGCCCAGCACCTTGGCAGCGGAATACCTGAAATGGAAGTGCAGCAGGACCGTGATCAGCGAGGCCACGATGGAGATGCTGCAGCCCACGAGGGAGATGTACGTAAGAGGTGCCAGCAACTCTGCAGGGACCAGGGCCGGGGACAGTTGCTGcaggagggaagaggggctggaGGCCAGAAGCATAGTATCGccctccctcccagcctcagTCAGAGGGACCTCCTGAGGCCTCCTCTCCAAGTCCCCTTCCCCACAAGCCTAGCCATGGACCTGGCTTGAACAAGGCCGTGGCAGATACAGTCAGTTTTGCCCCCTCCACAGCTCCCATCTCCCTCTTCTTCTATGAGTGCCTCTCTTCTCCCACTCCCTATGCACCTGGGGGGGTTCCACCACTTTGCCCTCTTTGTGCAGAAAGGGGCACCAGGCCTGGTCAAGCAAGgccctccctccccctgcctATAGTGATTGGGTCAGGGATGAGCACATGGCTGGCAGAACTGGGTAAAAGAAGATTTTATTCCACTGGCCTGAAAGCTAGCAGGGCATGAGCCTGGAACTGCTGCCAGCTATATTATTATCTCATAAGGAGATCCTATTTGAGGGCTAAGCCAGCACAGAGCAAGCACAGTTGAGGGACAGAGATAGAGTGCTATCTTAGTGATCTTAGTGATCAGCCCCTGGATCAAGACATGCCTGAAGCCTAGCCCAGCCTTTCCAGAAACATGAGTCCATaaagttttttatctttttttttttttttgcttaagccCATTTAAGTTGGATTTTCTGTCCCTTGCACCAGCTTTTGCCTTGCTCCTCTGCCACAGACACAGGGCCCTCTGCAGCTCTGAGCCCCACTCAGGATGCTTACataccatgagaacagcaaagtAGGTGAGGTGGTTGCAGCGGCAGAGCACCTGAAAGCGGGAGGGCTGCTCTGTACGACAGCCCTCAGGGCTCCAGTCCCCCCAGGGCTGTTTCCTGGCTCCCTCCTTCCAGAAGACACAGGTCAGGTTATAGCCTTCCTGAGTGGAGATGCTGGGGTCAGTCATAGGGTGCAGAGGAAAGGCTGCGCATTAGTGTCTGGGAGTCCTGATGGCCAACAGTGACTGAACTGCACATTTGCCAACATCTTACCAGGCACTGGCTGGCCTTTGGCCTCAAACAGTCTCAGATTCCAGTCCCACCTCCACTGTGGGCTCTCAGAGTGACCCCGGCAAGATGCCAAgttgctctgagcctcagtttagtCATCTACAGAATAGGATCATTCATACCCATGTTACAACAATGGTGGAAAAACAAAGGGCAACATGGAATCTTGAGTGTCCAGCTCTGGCCTTTTATATAGTAGGCACTCCATAACCAGCTgatcccttcccctcctccccgtGGGGAACAGCAATGTGCTCAGACCCATGCCTGGTCGGGGGAGACTCATCCACAGACAGTCCTAACGCCAAGCCACGTGGGTGGAGAAGTGGAGGAAATGACACAGGCAGTCACGGAAAACCGTGGAGGGCAGGCAGAGCTGACCCaaagggagaaggggaggtgGGGGCCCTGAGCCCTTAGAGGACGTGTTGGATTTCAACATGAGTAGGGCAAAGGCATTCCAGGTGGAGGGAACCACAGTGGCAGAAGCCCAGAGCTGAAAGGAAAGGATGATGGTGAAATTTAGAGTGCAGGGCAGTCCTGGTGAGGctgaagggaagatggagccagaAAGCAGAGGCTCTGGGCTTTTCAGGAATGCCAGGAACCAGAAACGGAGGAACTGAGGCTTGTGAGCCACCccactctgcccccacccccaatgAGCAGCCCTTTCTTTGTTCCAGGATCAGCATCTGCACTTCCCCTAGGAGCTCACTCCTTCACCCCAGTCCCTGGGCCGTGTgacccaggcctggccaatcCACACATTCCATCCCCCTGGGCACAGTGACAGGTGCAGGGATGGACATGTGACCCATCTGAACCTTTAAGATCCTGAGACCCTGATCTGCACTGGGGCAGGTTGGGGTGGGGAGTGCGGGGAAGAGCCTGatgggaagagggaaaggaagtCTGGCTCTCCAGCATCCATCATGCCACAGAATGGACAGCCAAGGCAGGAGACCATTGCTGAGATGGAGAGAGACTGAGCCACGAGGTCATCAGATCCGTCCCTGGATCCACCTGTGCCTGAAGCTGGTGGACCACCCCTAGACATTTCATTGATGTGTGCCAATTAGTTCCCTCTGTGCTCAAGCTGGCTTGAAGTGGTCTTTTCTTATTGCAACTGAAAGAATTCTGACAAATACATGAGTAaaaacttctctctctcttatttcttGAGCAGGAATTTTCAAAGTGTGATGGATTGCCAAGATGGTTCCACAGGTTTGGGTCTAGTCAAACCAGTATTCAACAGGAGAGTCACAGAGGGGCAGGGATGCAGTGGAAACGGGGGCGCCCCCAGCAGTACCAGGCTTTGGTTGTGCCAGAAGCTGATGTTCACCGGATCCCTGAGGTTGTTCACGTGCCCATGACTCAGCTGGGCCCCCAGGACGTAGTTATTGAGCAGAGATGAGTTGTTTTCATCCTGGAAGGGCAGCAGGAGAAGGGCTGAGTGGAGGGGAAATGGGGAGGCCCTGGGTAAGGTCTGAGCTCCGCTTCCCTGGATGAGAACAAGCAGCAAGAGTTTCACGTGTGCAGCGTGAAAGctttcccagcctcccagcctcccagcctcccagccttcccagcctcccagccttccagccttcccagcctcccagcctcccagccttcccagcctcccagcctcccagcctcccagcctcccagcctttgcatgtgctgttccTGCCCTGTGGAAAGCCGTCCTctcaccaccccctgctccacctcCCATTCATTTAATGCATTCCAGCCTCACGCCCTCCACCTCACCACTATCCTCACTCACTTTCAAAGCCAAGGTTGAAAGGCACCTTCCCCAGAAGCTCCCCTGGACTGCCCGTTGGGAAGAGCCCCAACCCCACCCTGACTCATCCATCACTCTGGATCTCTACAGCTATAATCAACCTTGTGCTGACATTAAATCTCTAAggtcaggccgggcacagtggctcacgcctataatcctagcattttgggaggccgaggcagacagatcacttgaggccaggagttcaagatcagcctggccaacatggttaaacccggtctctaccaaaaatacaaaaattagctgggcatggtggcgcacacctataatcccagggaggctgaggcaggggaatcatttgaacccaggaagcagaggttgcagtgagccgagatcacgccactgcactccagcctgggcaacagagcgagactctgtcaaaaaaaaaaaaaaaaatctctaaggtCTTAGTCTGGGCATCAAGACAGAGAGTTCTCTGAGGGCAAGGAATAAGTGCCTTCTTGTCTGTCTCCCGCCTAGCGACAGGCACATCGTAGGTTTCTTAGGTCTCGTTTGCAGACTGTAATTTTACCTTCCTACCATTCTGCTAAAGCtgtcagggaaactgaggcccagagaaggacaATTGCTGGCTTGGATTGCACAGATGGCTGGTTGGTCTCACTCAGTGCTGGTCACCCAGAGGCCAGGCAGTGACATGGGCGCCTGCAGTGGATCCCAAGAAGGGGCCGGCACCCACCCTCCTTGGCCCGCCATCACACTGACCTTGAAAAAGTGGGTGTTGGAGAAGTAGATACAGATGAGCCGCAGCTCCCTGGGGTGGGTCTTGCAGGCGTCCTGGGTCAGC comes from Symphalangus syndactylus isolate Jambi chromosome 11, NHGRI_mSymSyn1-v2.1_pri, whole genome shotgun sequence and encodes:
- the ADGRG5 gene encoding adhesion G-protein coupled receptor G5 isoform X5, producing MDHCGALFLCLCLLTLQNATAQNWKELLSYMENMQVSRGRSSFFSSRQLHQLEQMLLNTSFPGYNLTLQTPNIQSLAFKLSCDFSGLSLTSATLKRVPQARGQHAWGQHAMQFPAELTQDACKTHPRELRLICIYFSNTHFFKGSGAQTLPRASPFPLHSALLLLPFQDENNSSLLNNYVLGAQLSHGHVNNLRDPVNISFWHNQSLEGYNLTCVFWKEGARKQPWGDWSPEGCRTEQPSRFQVLCRCNHLTYFAVLMQLSPALVPAELLAPLTYISLVGCSISIVASLITVLLHFHFRKQSDSLTRIHMNLHASVLLLNVAFLLSPAFAMSPVPGSACTALAAALHYALLSCLTWMAIEGFNLYLLLGRVYNIYIRRYVLKLGVLGWGAPALLVLLSLSVKSSVYGPCTIPVFDSWENGTGFQNMSICWVRSPVVHSVLVMGYGGLTSLFNLVVLAWALWTLRRLRARVDAPSARACHDTVTVLGLTVLLGTTWALAFFSFGVFLLPQLFLFTILNSLYGFFLFLWFCSQRCRSEAEAKAQIEAFSSSQTTP
- the ADGRG5 gene encoding adhesion G-protein coupled receptor G5 isoform X8, which codes for MDHCGALFLCLCLLTLQNATAQNWKELLSYMENMQVSRGRSSFFSSRQLHQLEQMLLNTSFPGYNLTLQTPNIQSLAFKLSCDFSGLSLTSATLKRVPQARGQHAWGQHAMQFPAELTQDACKTHPRELRLICIYFSNTHFFKDENNSSLLNNYVLGAQLSHGHVNNLRDPVNISFWHNQSLEGYNLTCVFWKEGARKQPWGDWSPEGCRTEQPSRFQVLCRCNHLTYFAVLMQLSPALVPAELLAPLTYISLVGCSISIVASLITVLLHFHFRKQSDSLTRIHMNLHASVLLLNVAFLLSPAFAMSPVPGSACTALAAALHYALLSCLTWMAIEGFNLYLLLGRVYNIYIRRYVLKLGVLGWGAPALLVLLSLSVKSSVYGPCTIPVFDSWENGTGFQNMSICWVRSPVVHSVLVMGYGGLTSLFNLVVLAWALWTLRRLRARVDAPSARACHDTVTVLGLTVLLGTTWALAFFSFGVFLLPQLFLFTILNSLYGFFLFLWFCSQRCRSEAEAKAQIEAFSSSQTTP
- the ADGRG5 gene encoding adhesion G-protein coupled receptor G5 isoform X10, giving the protein MQQHSTAPAGADATEHQLPRLQPDLADTQHPVSGLQAELRLLWPLADQCHSEAGAPGPGSACLGSACHAVPRRADPGRLQDPPQGAAAHLYLLLQHPLFQALLLLPFQDENNSSLLNNYVLGAQLSHGHVNNLRDPVNISFWHNQSLEGYNLTCVFWKEGARKQPWGDWSPEGCRTEQPSRFQVLCRCNHLTYFAVLMQLSPALVPAELLAPLTYISLVGCSISIVASLITVLLHFHFRKQSDSLTRIHMNLHASVLLLNVAFLLSPAFAMSPVPGSACTALAAALHYALLSCLTWMAIEGFNLYLLLGRVYNIYIRRYVLKLGVLGWGAPALLVLLSLSVKSSVYGPCTIPVFDSWENGTGFQNMSICWVRSPVVHSVLVMGYGGLTSLFNLVVLAWALWTLRRLRARVDAPSARACHDTVTVLGLTVLLGTTWALAFFSFGVFLLPQLFLFTILNSLYGFFLFLWFCSQRCRSEAEAKAQIEAFSSSQTTP